A region from the Halomarina litorea genome encodes:
- a CDS encoding acetate--CoA ligase family protein — protein sequence METRLDALFDPDRVCVVGATEREGSVGRAVTHNMLDSFAGETVPVNPNTETVFGERAYPDVASVPGKIDLAVVVVPVAVAVDVVRQAGEAGIGHVVVVTAGFGETGSEGARRERELREVAREYDLALVGPNSLGVLSTGSGLNATFGPDMALPGDVSFMSQSGAFVTAVLDWANDRGLGFRDVVSLGNKAVLDERDFVEAWGSDPDTSVVLGYLEGITDGRAFVDTAREVTAETPVVVVKSGRTEAGAHAAASHTGTIAGSEAAYEAGLEQAGVLRAETVEELFDTAEALAGQPLPGGESVAVVTNAGGPGVMATDAVGDSGLSLASFTDETLDRFREVLPEAANVYNPVDVIGDAPVERFGAAIEAALADPNVDSLAVIACPVAVLTFEELADEVVAKAAEAGKPVAVCLMGGDSTREATRILNEAGVPAYFDPARAVRSLDALREYAAVRAREYESPTTFDVDREAAREVLQEAADRGETRLGVEAMGLLSAYGIPTPAGEVVTSPHEALEAAEEIEGDVVMKIVSPDILHKSDIGGVRVGVPNREVYDAYEDLVTRARNYQPDATLLGVQVQELLDLSAGVETIVGANRDPQFGPLVLFGLGGVFVEVLEDTTVRVAPISEREATEMLDDIRAAPLLRGARGRDPVDEGAVVETLQRLSQLVTDFPAILELDVNPLVVTPEGACAVDVRLTIDPEEL from the coding sequence ATGGAGACACGACTCGACGCGCTGTTCGACCCGGACCGGGTGTGCGTCGTCGGCGCGACCGAACGCGAGGGGTCGGTCGGCCGCGCGGTGACGCACAACATGCTCGACTCGTTCGCGGGCGAGACGGTGCCGGTGAACCCGAACACGGAGACGGTGTTCGGCGAGCGTGCGTACCCGGACGTGGCCAGTGTACCGGGGAAAATCGACCTCGCCGTCGTCGTCGTCCCCGTGGCGGTGGCGGTCGACGTGGTCCGGCAGGCCGGCGAGGCGGGCATCGGCCACGTCGTCGTCGTCACCGCCGGGTTCGGCGAGACGGGGAGCGAGGGCGCACGCCGGGAGCGCGAGTTGCGCGAGGTCGCTCGGGAGTACGACCTCGCGCTGGTCGGGCCGAACAGCCTCGGCGTCCTCTCGACCGGGTCGGGGCTGAACGCCACCTTCGGCCCGGACATGGCGCTCCCGGGCGACGTCTCCTTCATGAGCCAGTCGGGGGCGTTCGTCACCGCCGTCCTCGACTGGGCGAACGACCGCGGACTGGGCTTTCGCGACGTGGTCTCGCTCGGCAACAAGGCGGTCCTTGACGAACGCGACTTCGTCGAGGCGTGGGGTTCCGACCCCGACACGTCGGTCGTCCTCGGCTATCTGGAGGGGATCACCGACGGGCGGGCGTTCGTCGACACCGCCCGCGAGGTCACTGCCGAGACGCCCGTGGTCGTCGTCAAGTCGGGACGGACGGAGGCGGGCGCACACGCCGCCGCCTCGCACACGGGCACCATCGCGGGCAGCGAGGCGGCCTACGAGGCCGGACTGGAGCAGGCGGGCGTCCTCCGCGCCGAGACGGTCGAGGAACTGTTCGACACCGCGGAGGCACTGGCGGGCCAACCGCTCCCCGGAGGAGAGTCGGTGGCCGTCGTGACCAACGCGGGCGGGCCGGGCGTGATGGCGACCGACGCCGTCGGCGACTCCGGCCTCTCGCTGGCCTCGTTCACCGACGAGACGCTCGACCGCTTCCGCGAGGTGCTCCCCGAGGCGGCGAACGTCTACAACCCGGTGGACGTCATCGGCGACGCGCCCGTCGAACGGTTCGGTGCGGCCATCGAGGCGGCGCTCGCGGACCCGAACGTCGATTCCCTCGCCGTCATCGCCTGTCCCGTGGCCGTCCTCACGTTCGAGGAACTGGCCGACGAAGTCGTGGCAAAGGCGGCGGAGGCGGGGAAACCCGTCGCCGTCTGCCTCATGGGCGGCGACTCGACGCGCGAGGCGACCCGAATCCTGAACGAGGCGGGCGTCCCGGCGTACTTCGACCCGGCGCGCGCGGTGCGGAGCCTCGACGCCCTCCGCGAGTACGCGGCCGTCAGAGCGCGGGAGTACGAGTCCCCGACGACGTTCGACGTGGACCGCGAGGCTGCCCGCGAGGTCCTTCAGGAGGCCGCCGACCGGGGCGAGACCCGCCTCGGCGTGGAGGCGATGGGGTTGCTCTCCGCCTACGGCATCCCGACGCCCGCGGGCGAGGTGGTCACCTCGCCCCACGAGGCACTGGAGGCCGCGGAGGAAATCGAGGGCGACGTCGTCATGAAGATCGTCTCGCCGGACATCCTCCACAAGTCGGACATCGGCGGGGTGCGCGTCGGCGTCCCCAACCGGGAGGTGTACGACGCCTACGAGGACCTCGTGACGCGGGCGCGCAACTACCAGCCGGACGCGACGCTGCTGGGCGTACAGGTGCAGGAACTGCTGGACCTCTCGGCGGGCGTCGAGACCATCGTCGGGGCGAACCGCGACCCGCAGTTCGGCCCGCTCGTCCTGTTCGGCCTCGGCGGGGTGTTCGTCGAGGTGCTCGAGGACACGACGGTTCGAGTCGCGCCCATCAGCGAGCGGGAGGCGACCGAGATGCTGGACGACATCCGGGCCGCGCCGCTCCTGCGCGGGGCGCGGGGGCGCGACCCGGTCGACGAGGGAGCGGTCGTGGAGACGCTCCAGCGCCTCTCGCAACTGGTGACGGACTTCCCCGCGATTCTCGAACTGGACGTCAACCCCCTCGTCGTCACCCCCGAGGGCGCGTGCGCCGTGGACGTGCGCCTGACCATCGACCCGGAGGAGCTATGA
- a CDS encoding YbaK/EbsC family protein codes for MHPRAEEFAARATERYEFTPEVTEFDDGTKTAADAAAAVGCDVAQIASSIVVDADGSLVVCVTSGANRVDMTRVADLVGGPADSVGMADAGDIRETVGWSIGGVPPFCHDAAVPVYMDETLTDFETVWAAAGTPEAVFPIDPDALRDLSGATVADFTE; via the coding sequence ATGCACCCGCGTGCCGAGGAGTTCGCCGCCCGCGCGACCGAGCGCTACGAGTTCACCCCCGAGGTCACGGAGTTCGACGACGGGACGAAGACCGCGGCCGACGCCGCGGCCGCCGTCGGCTGTGACGTCGCCCAGATAGCGAGCAGCATCGTCGTCGACGCCGACGGCTCCCTCGTCGTCTGTGTCACCAGCGGCGCGAACCGGGTGGACATGACGCGGGTCGCCGACCTCGTCGGGGGCCCGGCCGACTCCGTGGGGATGGCCGACGCGGGGGACATCCGCGAGACGGTGGGCTGGTCCATCGGCGGCGTCCCGCCGTTCTGTCACGACGCGGCCGTGCCCGTCTACATGGACGAGACGCTCACCGACTTCGAGACGGTGTGGGCCGCCGCCGGCACCCCGGAGGCCGTCTTCCCCATCGACCCCGACGCCCTCCGGGACCTCTCAGGGGCGACCGTCGCGGACTTCACGGAGTAG